A genomic region of Bosea sp. 124 contains the following coding sequences:
- a CDS encoding SDR family NAD(P)-dependent oxidoreductase yields MAIVTGGARGIGRACAKALAGAGFDIALVDLLVPELERTADEIREIGRKALIFEADVSSFAHAQIVAEAVMAGFGRIDVLVNNAGRSMPKGILEITEDEFDRTIAINLKSCFNYIRAVAPVMQAQGHGRIVSMSSLNAHTGGVTAAVSRFAYAAAKAGIIGMTKALAKELGPKILVNALCPGVIETELGNTLTRERGAALAQAGIALQRMGKPEDVAQLVLFLAASEPCFMTGQALVVDGFQYHC; encoded by the coding sequence GTGGCGATCGTGACCGGCGGCGCCAGAGGCATCGGCCGGGCCTGCGCCAAGGCGCTGGCTGGAGCCGGCTTCGACATCGCGCTGGTCGACCTGCTGGTGCCGGAACTTGAGCGCACCGCCGACGAGATCCGCGAGATCGGCCGCAAGGCCCTGATCTTCGAGGCTGACGTCTCCTCCTTTGCTCACGCACAGATCGTCGCAGAAGCGGTCATGGCTGGATTTGGCCGCATCGACGTGCTCGTCAACAATGCCGGCCGCTCGATGCCCAAGGGCATCCTCGAAATCACCGAAGACGAGTTCGACCGCACCATCGCGATCAACCTGAAGAGCTGCTTCAACTACATCCGCGCGGTGGCGCCGGTGATGCAGGCGCAAGGGCACGGCCGCATCGTCTCGATGTCCTCGCTCAACGCCCATACGGGCGGCGTCACCGCCGCCGTCAGCCGCTTCGCCTACGCGGCGGCCAAGGCCGGCATTATCGGCATGACCAAGGCGCTCGCCAAGGAGCTTGGCCCAAAGATCCTGGTCAATGCGCTGTGCCCGGGCGTGATCGAAACCGAACTCGGCAACACACTGACGCGCGAACGGGGCGCCGCGCTCGCCCAGGCTGGCATCGCCCTGCAGCGCATGGGCAAGCCGGAGGACGTCGCCCAGCTCGTGCTGTTCCTTGCGGCCTCCGAGCCCTGCTTCATGACCGGTCAGGCGCTCGTCGTCGACGGCTTCCAGTACCATTGCTGA
- a CDS encoding ABC transporter ATP-binding protein, producing the protein MSAILTLDAVSVRLPKNADRSHAMSEVSLALEANEILCVVGESGSGKSMTANAVMRLLPPGVAIDGGRILFQDRDLATMTEAEMRKVRGAGIAMIFQEPMTALNPLLTIGDQIGEMFELHTDLGKAQIRGKVRALLEEVRIPDPVAAAKAYPHELSGGQRQRAMIAMALALDPKVLIADEPTTALDVTTQAQILELIRDLQKRKGTAVLFITHDFGVVAEIADRVAVMSQGRVVEQGTAEAVLGNPQHAYTKQLIAAVPPLKAPPPRELATEAILTIEHVSKTYRTGGFLGRGQRITHAVKDVSLVLPKGATLGIVGESGSGKSTLARCLVRLIDPESGAIRIAGTDLASLTRAELRAETRHIQMVFQDPFASLNPRRKAGEAVAQGLIVHGTPRAQALARARELFALVGLDPAATDRYPHEFSGGQRQRIGLARALALEPRVLVADEPVSALDVSVQAQVLKLLAELRQRLGLSIVFITHDLRVAAQVCDLVAVMKNGEVVEHGPIGAVFENPQHAYTRALLASIPGREFGMREQPQSA; encoded by the coding sequence ATGAGCGCGATCCTCACCCTCGACGCGGTCAGCGTCCGCCTGCCGAAGAACGCCGACCGGTCGCATGCGATGAGCGAGGTCTCGCTTGCCCTTGAGGCCAACGAGATTCTCTGCGTGGTGGGCGAATCCGGTTCGGGCAAGTCGATGACGGCCAATGCCGTGATGCGGCTGCTGCCGCCTGGCGTCGCCATTGATGGCGGGCGCATCCTGTTCCAGGACCGCGACCTCGCGACCATGACCGAGGCCGAGATGCGCAAGGTCAGAGGCGCCGGCATCGCCATGATCTTCCAGGAGCCGATGACGGCGCTGAACCCGCTGCTCACCATCGGCGACCAGATCGGCGAGATGTTCGAGTTGCATACCGATCTCGGCAAGGCGCAGATCAGGGGCAAGGTCCGGGCGCTGCTCGAAGAGGTCCGCATTCCCGACCCCGTCGCGGCTGCAAAGGCCTACCCGCACGAGCTCTCCGGCGGCCAGCGCCAGCGCGCCATGATCGCCATGGCGTTGGCGCTCGACCCGAAGGTACTGATCGCCGACGAGCCGACGACCGCGCTCGACGTCACCACCCAGGCGCAGATCCTCGAGCTGATCCGCGACCTGCAGAAGCGCAAGGGCACCGCCGTCCTGTTCATCACCCATGATTTCGGCGTCGTCGCCGAGATCGCCGACCGCGTCGCGGTGATGAGCCAGGGCCGCGTCGTCGAGCAGGGCACGGCGGAGGCCGTGCTCGGCAACCCGCAGCACGCCTACACGAAGCAATTGATCGCAGCCGTGCCGCCGCTCAAGGCGCCGCCGCCGCGCGAGCTCGCGACCGAGGCTATCCTCACCATCGAGCACGTCTCGAAGACCTACCGCACCGGCGGCTTCCTCGGCCGCGGCCAGCGCATCACCCATGCGGTCAAGGACGTCTCGCTCGTGCTGCCGAAAGGCGCGACGCTCGGCATCGTCGGCGAATCCGGCTCCGGCAAATCGACGCTGGCGCGCTGCCTCGTGCGCCTGATCGATCCCGAGAGCGGCGCCATCCGCATCGCCGGGACCGATCTCGCCAGCCTGACGCGTGCGGAATTGCGGGCCGAGACGCGCCATATCCAGATGGTCTTCCAGGACCCTTTCGCCTCGCTCAATCCGCGCCGCAAGGCCGGCGAGGCCGTCGCGCAGGGGTTGATCGTCCATGGCACGCCGCGCGCGCAGGCGCTGGCCCGCGCCCGCGAACTCTTCGCGCTGGTCGGGCTCGATCCGGCGGCGACCGACCGCTACCCGCACGAGTTCTCAGGCGGCCAACGCCAGCGCATCGGCCTGGCGCGGGCCCTCGCGCTGGAGCCGCGCGTGCTCGTCGCCGACGAGCCCGTCTCTGCGCTCGACGTCTCGGTGCAGGCGCAGGTGCTGAAGCTCCTGGCCGAGCTGCGCCAGCGGCTGGGCCTCTCGATCGTCTTCATCACCCATGACCTGCGCGTCGCGGCGCAGGTTTGCGATCTCGTCGCGGTGATGAAGAATGGCGAGGTCGTCGAGCACGGCCCGATCGGCGCGGTCTTCGAAAACCCGCAGCATGCCTATACTAGGGCGCTACTCGCCTCGATTCCCGGTCGCGAGTTCGGTATGCGGGAGCAGCCCCAGAGCGCCTGA
- the pepT gene encoding peptidase T: protein MTIREQLIERFFRYVAVESQSDAKATALPSTPGQQRLADLLAEELRGLGLENIVIDEHATVTALKRGMHPGAPKIGFIAHLDTVDSGLSPVINPQLVRFEGADLCLNVQQDIWLRVAEHPEIRHWAGADVIFSDGTSVLGADNKAAVAIVMTLLATLRPEDAHGDILVAFVPDEEIGLRGAKALDLARFACDFAYTIDSCELGEVVIENFNAAAGELVFTGVSAHPMSAKGVIVNPLLMAHDFIAAFDRVETPERTEGREGYFWFNDIIANTSQARLKVMIREFDKERFGQRKRHIGEVAERIAARYPTGRVECTVTDTYGNISDSLGDDRQAVDLLLSAMEALQIEPKLIPMRGGTDGAALSARGLPTPNFFTGAYNFHSRFEFLPVPAFEKSFEVARMICRLAAESVRTDRA, encoded by the coding sequence ATGACCATTCGCGAGCAACTGATCGAACGCTTCTTCCGCTATGTCGCGGTGGAGAGTCAGAGCGATGCGAAAGCCACGGCGCTGCCGAGCACGCCGGGCCAGCAGCGCCTCGCCGATCTGCTCGCTGAGGAACTGCGCGGCCTCGGGCTTGAGAACATCGTCATCGACGAGCACGCAACCGTCACGGCGCTGAAGCGAGGCATGCACCCGGGAGCACCGAAGATCGGCTTCATCGCCCATCTCGACACGGTCGATTCCGGCCTGTCGCCGGTCATCAACCCGCAGCTCGTGCGCTTCGAGGGCGCGGATCTCTGCCTGAATGTACAGCAAGACATCTGGCTGCGCGTCGCCGAGCATCCCGAGATCCGGCACTGGGCCGGAGCGGACGTCATCTTCAGCGACGGCACCAGCGTGCTGGGCGCCGACAACAAGGCAGCGGTCGCCATCGTCATGACGCTGCTGGCGACATTGCGCCCCGAGGACGCCCATGGCGACATCCTCGTCGCCTTCGTCCCCGACGAGGAGATCGGCCTGCGCGGCGCCAAGGCGCTCGACCTCGCCCGCTTCGCCTGCGACTTCGCTTATACGATCGATAGCTGCGAACTCGGCGAGGTCGTGATCGAGAATTTCAATGCAGCCGCCGGCGAGCTCGTCTTCACCGGCGTCAGCGCCCACCCGATGTCAGCCAAGGGCGTCATTGTCAATCCGCTGCTGATGGCCCACGACTTCATCGCAGCCTTCGACCGCGTGGAGACGCCGGAGCGGACGGAGGGCCGCGAGGGCTATTTCTGGTTCAACGACATCATTGCCAACACCAGCCAGGCCCGCCTCAAGGTGATGATCCGCGAATTCGACAAGGAGCGCTTCGGGCAGCGCAAGCGGCACATTGGCGAGGTCGCGGAACGGATTGCGGCGCGCTACCCCACGGGCCGCGTCGAATGCACGGTCACGGATACCTACGGCAACATCTCCGACAGCCTCGGCGACGATCGCCAGGCGGTCGACCTGCTGCTATCGGCTATGGAAGCGTTGCAGATCGAACCGAAACTCATCCCAATGCGGGGCGGGACGGATGGCGCGGCGCTCTCGGCCAGGGGCCTGCCGACGCCTAACTTCTTCACCGGCGCCTATAATTTCCACTCGCGCTTCGAGTTCCTGCCGGTTCCGGCCTTCGAAAAATCCTTCGAGGTTGCACGCATGATCTGCAGGCTTGCAGCGGAATCGGTCAGGACAGATAGGGCCTGA
- a CDS encoding ABC transporter permease, with protein MSFLKLYFRSPPAVIGLLLLILVLAMALSADWLYPRDPLALAGRPLIWPFANPRFLLGTDNSGRDIAAQIFHGARISLLIGLVATAISVLIGITIGAFAGYYGDWVDTLLMRVTEAFQTLPNFILLLVLVAVFGSTITTVTVAIGIVSWPASARLTRAEFLSLRSREFVQAGRTLGLRDVKLIFGEILPNALPPVIVYASVVMAIAILLESALAFLKLSDPNVASWGNLIGAGRDVLRVQWYVSAIPGVAILVTVLAVSLVGQGLNDALNPRLKGR; from the coding sequence GTGTCCTTCCTCAAGCTCTATTTCCGCAGCCCGCCGGCCGTAATCGGGCTCCTGTTGCTGATCCTTGTCCTCGCGATGGCTTTGAGCGCCGACTGGCTCTATCCCCGCGATCCGCTGGCGCTGGCCGGGCGCCCGCTGATCTGGCCGTTCGCCAATCCGCGTTTCCTGCTCGGCACCGACAATTCCGGCCGCGACATCGCCGCCCAGATCTTCCACGGAGCCCGCATCTCCTTGCTGATCGGCCTCGTGGCAACCGCCATCTCGGTGCTGATCGGCATCACCATCGGCGCCTTCGCCGGCTACTATGGCGACTGGGTCGACACTCTCCTGATGCGCGTCACCGAGGCCTTCCAGACCCTGCCAAATTTCATCCTGCTGCTGGTGCTGGTCGCCGTCTTCGGCTCGACGATCACGACCGTCACGGTCGCAATCGGCATCGTCTCCTGGCCGGCTTCGGCGCGATTGACGCGCGCCGAGTTCCTGTCGCTGCGCAGCCGCGAATTCGTCCAGGCCGGGCGCACGCTCGGGCTCCGGGACGTCAAGCTGATCTTCGGCGAGATCCTGCCCAACGCCCTGCCCCCCGTCATCGTCTATGCCAGCGTGGTGATGGCGATCGCGATCCTGCTGGAGAGCGCGCTCGCCTTCCTCAAGCTCTCCGATCCCAACGTCGCCTCCTGGGGCAATCTGATCGGCGCCGGCCGCGACGTGCTGCGGGTGCAATGGTATGTCTCAGCCATTCCTGGCGTCGCGATTCTCGTCACCGTGCTCGCCGTCTCGCTCGTCGGACAGGGCCTGAACGATGCCCTGAACCCGAGGCTGAAGGGCCGATGA
- a CDS encoding ABC transporter permease, with product MRILTLAGRRLAASIPTLVLILIGVFVLLQFAPGDTVDALMAQMGGGDATTARQLRQYYGLDVSAWAQLGNYLWRLIRLDLGFSAIYGKPVATVIAERLPATILLMTASLSLAFFFGLIFGVIAARGVNRWPDTLISTLGLVFYAMPTFWFGLMAIVVFSIYLQWLPAGGFEDITVGLTGWRRTLDIASHLVLPTLTLGLFYMAIYLRIMRGSMLEVLTLDFVRTARAKGMDETRVVVRHVLRNALLPMVTLIGLQAGTMLGGSVVVESVFSLPGLGRLAYESVIQRDLNTLLGIVFVSALLVIVVNFIVDLLYARLDPRITTGG from the coding sequence ATGCGTATCTTGACCCTTGCGGGGCGGCGTCTCGCCGCCTCGATCCCGACTCTCGTGCTGATCCTGATCGGGGTCTTCGTCCTGCTGCAATTCGCGCCGGGCGACACGGTCGATGCGCTGATGGCGCAGATGGGCGGCGGCGATGCCACGACGGCCCGTCAGCTCCGCCAGTATTACGGGCTCGACGTCTCAGCCTGGGCCCAGCTCGGCAATTATCTCTGGCGCCTGATCCGGCTCGATCTCGGCTTCTCGGCGATCTACGGCAAGCCGGTCGCAACCGTGATCGCCGAGCGCCTGCCGGCGACGATCCTGCTGATGACCGCCTCGCTCTCGCTGGCCTTCTTCTTCGGCCTGATCTTCGGCGTCATCGCCGCGCGCGGCGTCAATCGCTGGCCTGACACGCTGATCTCGACGCTCGGTCTCGTCTTCTATGCCATGCCGACCTTCTGGTTCGGGTTGATGGCGATCGTCGTCTTCTCGATCTACCTGCAATGGCTTCCGGCCGGCGGCTTCGAGGACATCACGGTCGGACTGACCGGCTGGCGCCGCACGCTCGACATCGCCAGCCACCTCGTTTTGCCGACACTGACGCTCGGCCTGTTCTACATGGCGATCTATCTGCGCATCATGCGCGGCTCGATGCTGGAGGTACTGACGCTCGACTTCGTCCGCACGGCCCGCGCCAAGGGCATGGACGAGACGCGTGTCGTCGTGCGCCATGTGCTGCGCAACGCACTTCTGCCGATGGTGACGCTGATCGGCCTGCAGGCCGGCACGATGCTCGGCGGCTCGGTTGTGGTGGAGAGCGTATTCTCGCTGCCGGGCCTTGGCCGGCTCGCCTATGAATCCGTGATCCAGCGCGACCTCAACACGCTGCTCGGCATCGTCTTCGTCTCGGCGCTGCTGGTCATCGTCGTCAACTTCATCGTCGACCTGCTCTATGCCCGGCTCGACCCGCGCATCACGACGGGGGGCTGA
- a CDS encoding IclR family transcriptional regulator, translating into MNTEVKSAARMLDLLEYLAGCAEPVKLKDIVATLGFPKSSAHALAQTLVSRGYAIQDTAERYVLVHASRHRSATRAHEARLLSAAHPVMERLRDASGETVVLAVRNTRGEAKRLAKCVSRQAIRFDVDLDGQSDSYCTATGRLLLAHWDEALANAYLSRVPLLARTPKTPTNPDVIRALFVRIRDEDVSICDEEHVLGSTGLATPIRGRDGSVVAALNLGVVTMRYHQRSDEVIAMLKEAGRQISARLGYRPG; encoded by the coding sequence ATGAATACTGAAGTGAAGTCGGCCGCCCGCATGCTCGACCTTCTGGAATACCTCGCGGGCTGCGCGGAGCCGGTGAAACTCAAGGACATCGTCGCCACCCTGGGCTTTCCCAAGAGCAGCGCGCATGCGCTCGCGCAGACCCTGGTCTCGCGCGGCTACGCCATCCAGGACACGGCCGAGCGCTATGTGCTGGTCCATGCCAGCCGCCATCGCTCGGCGACGCGGGCACATGAGGCACGGCTGCTCTCGGCCGCGCATCCGGTCATGGAGCGGCTGCGCGACGCGTCCGGCGAGACGGTCGTGCTGGCGGTGCGCAACACCCGCGGCGAGGCCAAGCGGTTGGCAAAATGCGTCAGCCGGCAGGCGATCCGCTTCGACGTCGATCTCGACGGACAGAGCGATTCCTACTGCACAGCGACCGGCCGGCTCTTGCTGGCGCATTGGGACGAAGCGCTCGCCAATGCCTATCTGTCGCGGGTGCCGTTGTTGGCGCGCACGCCGAAGACCCCGACTAATCCCGATGTGATCCGCGCCCTGTTCGTGCGTATCCGCGACGAGGACGTCTCGATTTGCGACGAGGAGCATGTGCTCGGCTCGACAGGGCTCGCCACTCCGATCCGCGGGCGCGACGGCAGCGTGGTGGCGGCGCTCAATCTCGGCGTCGTCACGATGCGCTACCATCAGCGCAGCGACGAGGTGATCGCGATGCTGAAGGAGGCGGGCCGGCAGATCAGCGCGCGTCTCGGCTACCGGCCGGGGTGA
- a CDS encoding EAL domain-containing protein, with product MPPNTSPRVIDQGLRDEVYISLVRSLYADPRTLLIGSSGTVLAAFLSAGMTGHLAFYVCAAILLGLALTRAADVAQFKAAGQQMRDPGEAARWEQRYTIFSSAYVFVLGLWSFLTFALQAGAPVQLLAFSMTLANMIGVAGRNYGSRMLVATQLTCAGVPLLAGLVLAGNAHYAVVACVLAPFLLSFKSIADKLRATLTTAVVSAKRERLLAARLEAALDNMAHGLCMFGAGGRLSLVNRRLPAIVGLPAGLAEPGRGVGRFLVRCQRAGLIGRAQLRSLVLAARLALRDHTEARLTTSLADGRILELTFRTSGTTGTVVVIEDITEQRLQEDTIRQLAHYDPLTGLPNRSLLKTHLQTLMARANQSFAILFIDLDHFKKVNDTLGHPYGDTLLVEVARRLNTLLGAASLIARLGGDEFVVVIPDLTDRKQLEQITGRVSASLAQPYEVDGNAIVSGASIGIAISPDDGRDPDIVIRNADLALYAAKSSGRGCARFYDSSMIEAARARRIVELDLREALANDQFEMFYQPIVAIGSGRITSCEALLRWRHPEKGIVPPGDFIGIAEEVGLITQIGRAVLDKACREAMLWPDSVSVAVNISAIHFRGDAIVNDVIVALGRSKLPPARLVIELTESALMHDDAQALSTLTKLRDIGVRIALDDFGTGYSSLSYLQSFPLHKIKIDRSFVSGGRETQKDQTLLVGIARLCKELGLTVVAEGVETVEQLDGLAKMGAIDEVQGYLLARPQATPLVRDLIAAFAARSLTATVERMPLRRRAP from the coding sequence ATGCCCCCCAACACCTCCCCTCGTGTGATCGATCAGGGATTGCGCGACGAGGTCTATATTTCGCTGGTGCGTTCGCTTTATGCCGACCCCCGGACCCTGCTCATCGGGTCCAGCGGAACGGTCCTCGCGGCGTTCCTCAGCGCCGGCATGACGGGCCATCTCGCCTTCTATGTCTGCGCTGCGATCCTGCTGGGCCTGGCGCTGACCCGCGCCGCGGATGTGGCGCAGTTCAAGGCGGCCGGGCAACAGATGCGCGACCCCGGCGAGGCCGCCCGCTGGGAACAACGCTACACCATCTTCTCATCTGCTTATGTCTTCGTGCTGGGGCTGTGGTCGTTCCTGACCTTCGCCCTGCAGGCGGGCGCGCCGGTCCAGCTCCTCGCCTTTTCGATGACGCTCGCGAACATGATCGGCGTGGCGGGCCGCAACTATGGCAGCCGCATGCTGGTCGCGACTCAGTTGACCTGCGCCGGCGTGCCGCTGCTCGCCGGGCTGGTCCTCGCGGGCAACGCCCATTACGCGGTCGTGGCCTGCGTGCTCGCGCCGTTCCTGTTGAGCTTCAAGTCGATTGCCGACAAGCTGCGTGCGACGCTGACCACGGCCGTCGTCTCGGCCAAGCGCGAACGCCTGCTCGCGGCCCGTCTCGAGGCTGCCCTCGACAATATGGCGCATGGCCTGTGCATGTTCGGCGCCGGCGGCAGGCTCTCTCTGGTCAACCGCCGCCTGCCCGCGATCGTCGGCCTGCCTGCCGGCCTGGCCGAGCCCGGCCGCGGCGTCGGGCGCTTCCTCGTCCGGTGCCAGCGCGCCGGGCTGATCGGCCGCGCTCAGTTGCGTAGCCTCGTCCTGGCCGCACGCCTCGCCCTGCGCGATCACACCGAGGCTCGCCTCACCACGAGCCTGGCGGATGGCCGGATTCTCGAACTCACGTTCCGGACGTCCGGAACCACCGGCACCGTGGTCGTGATCGAGGACATCACCGAACAGCGCCTGCAGGAGGACACGATCCGCCAGCTCGCGCATTACGATCCCCTCACCGGCCTCCCGAACCGCAGCCTGCTGAAGACGCATCTGCAGACCCTGATGGCCAGGGCGAACCAGAGCTTCGCGATCCTGTTCATCGACCTCGATCACTTCAAGAAGGTCAACGATACGCTCGGCCACCCCTATGGCGATACCTTGCTGGTCGAGGTCGCGCGCCGCCTCAACACGCTGCTGGGGGCGGCCTCCCTCATCGCACGCCTGGGCGGCGACGAGTTCGTGGTGGTCATCCCGGACCTCACCGACCGCAAGCAGCTGGAACAGATCACCGGCCGTGTCAGCGCCAGCCTGGCCCAGCCCTACGAGGTCGACGGCAACGCCATCGTCAGCGGCGCCAGCATCGGTATCGCAATCAGCCCCGATGATGGCCGCGACCCCGACATCGTCATCCGCAATGCCGATCTCGCGCTCTACGCCGCCAAGTCCTCCGGCCGCGGCTGCGCGCGCTTTTACGACAGCAGCATGATCGAGGCCGCGCGGGCGCGCCGCATCGTCGAACTCGATCTTCGCGAGGCGCTGGCGAACGACCAATTCGAGATGTTCTACCAGCCGATCGTCGCCATCGGGTCGGGCAGGATCACGAGCTGCGAGGCCCTGTTGCGCTGGCGCCATCCCGAGAAGGGCATCGTCCCGCCCGGCGATTTCATCGGCATCGCCGAGGAGGTCGGCCTGATCACGCAGATCGGCCGCGCGGTGCTCGACAAGGCCTGCCGCGAGGCCATGCTCTGGCCCGACAGCGTCTCCGTCGCGGTCAACATCTCCGCGATCCATTTCCGCGGCGACGCCATCGTCAACGATGTCATCGTCGCTCTCGGCAGGTCGAAGCTGCCTCCGGCCCGCCTCGTCATCGAACTCACCGAATCGGCGCTGATGCATGACGACGCGCAGGCGCTGTCGACACTGACCAAGCTGCGCGACATCGGCGTGCGCATCGCGCTGGACGATTTCGGCACGGGCTATTCGAGCCTGAGCTATCTGCAGTCTTTCCCCCTGCACAAGATCAAGATCGACCGCTCTTTCGTGTCGGGCGGCCGCGAGACGCAGAAGGATCAGACGCTGTTGGTGGGGATCGCGCGGCTCTGCAAGGAACTCGGCCTGACCGTGGTCGCCGAGGGCGTGGAAACGGTCGAACAGCTCGACGGTCTCGCCAAGATGGGCGCGATCGACGAGGTTCAGGGCTATCTGCTCGCCCGCCCCCAGGCCACCCCGCTTGTCCGCGACCTGATCGCCGCCTTTGCGGCGCGCTCGCTGACGGCGACGGTCGAGCGCATGCCGCTGCGCCGGCGCGCGCCCTGA
- a CDS encoding ABC transporter substrate-binding protein: MDMTRRAALLTSAAIASSVAFPMRSLFAQETPRKGGVFTVHYGAEQRQLNPSLQASTGVYIIGGKIQEQLVDLDAAGNPVGVLATSWEAAPDGKTITFKLRDGVKWHDGKPFTSADVQFTAMEMWKKILNYGTTLQLFLTAVDTPDPLTAVFRYERPMPLGLLLRALPDLGYVSPRHLYEGKGDIRQNPVNLAPVGTGPFKFVTYERGQHVIADRNPDYWRPNAPHLDRIVWRVVTDRAAAAAQMEAGQIHYSPFSGLTISDSARLGKDPRFIVSTKGNEGNARTNTVEFNFRRKELADIRVRRAIAHALDIPFFIENFLGDFAKRGTGPVPSVSTDFYPADNGPQYPFDKKLAAKLLDEAGFKAGAGGTRFSLRLLPAPWGEDITLFATFIQQSLADVGIKVEVVRTDGGGFLKQVYDDHAFDLATGWHQYRNDPAVSTTVWYRSGQPKGAPWTNQWDWTDPTMDKIIDDAATEVDVAKRKALYGDFVRRANTEIPIWTPIEQIFLTAISAKARNHSNTPRWGSSSWHDLWLAE; the protein is encoded by the coding sequence ATGGACATGACCCGCCGCGCCGCGCTTCTGACCAGCGCCGCCATCGCCTCCAGCGTCGCCTTCCCGATGCGCTCGCTGTTCGCGCAGGAGACGCCGCGTAAGGGCGGTGTCTTCACGGTCCATTACGGCGCCGAGCAGCGCCAGCTCAACCCGAGCCTGCAGGCCTCGACCGGCGTCTACATCATCGGCGGCAAGATCCAGGAGCAGCTCGTCGATCTGGACGCAGCCGGCAACCCGGTCGGCGTGCTCGCCACGAGCTGGGAAGCGGCGCCCGACGGCAAGACCATCACCTTCAAGCTGCGCGACGGCGTGAAGTGGCATGACGGCAAGCCCTTCACCTCGGCGGACGTGCAGTTCACCGCGATGGAGATGTGGAAGAAGATCCTGAACTACGGCACCACGCTGCAGCTCTTCCTCACCGCCGTCGACACGCCCGATCCGCTGACCGCCGTGTTCCGCTATGAGCGCCCGATGCCGCTCGGCCTGCTGCTGCGGGCCCTGCCCGACCTCGGCTATGTCTCGCCGCGCCATCTCTACGAAGGCAAGGGCGACATCCGCCAGAACCCGGTCAACCTCGCCCCGGTCGGCACCGGCCCCTTCAAGTTCGTCACCTATGAGCGGGGCCAGCACGTCATCGCCGACCGCAACCCTGACTACTGGCGCCCGAATGCACCTCATCTTGACCGGATCGTCTGGCGCGTCGTCACCGACCGCGCCGCCGCCGCCGCCCAGATGGAAGCCGGCCAGATCCACTACAGCCCCTTCTCCGGCCTGACGATCTCGGACTCCGCCCGCCTCGGCAAGGATCCTCGCTTCATCGTCTCGACCAAGGGCAACGAGGGCAACGCCCGCACCAACACGGTCGAGTTCAACTTCCGCCGCAAGGAGCTTGCCGACATCCGGGTGCGCCGCGCCATCGCGCATGCGCTCGACATCCCCTTCTTCATCGAGAACTTCCTCGGCGACTTCGCCAAGCGCGGCACCGGCCCGGTCCCCTCGGTCTCGACAGATTTCTACCCGGCCGATAACGGCCCGCAATATCCGTTCGACAAGAAACTCGCCGCCAAGCTGCTCGACGAGGCCGGATTCAAGGCCGGCGCCGGCGGCACGCGCTTCTCCTTGCGCCTCCTGCCGGCCCCCTGGGGCGAGGACATCACGCTGTTTGCCACCTTCATCCAGCAGTCGCTGGCTGATGTCGGCATCAAGGTCGAGGTCGTCCGCACAGATGGCGGCGGCTTCCTGAAGCAGGTCTACGACGACCATGCCTTCGATCTCGCCACTGGCTGGCACCAGTATCGCAACGACCCCGCCGTCTCGACCACGGTCTGGTATCGCTCGGGCCAGCCCAAGGGCGCGCCCTGGACCAACCAGTGGGACTGGACCGACCCGACGATGGACAAGATCATCGACGATGCGGCCACCGAGGTCGACGTCGCCAAGCGCAAGGCGCTTTATGGCGATTTCGTGCGCCGCGCCAACACCGAGATTCCGATCTGGACCCCGATCGAGCAGATCTTCCTGACCGCGATCAGCGCCAAGGCGCGCAACCATTCCAACACGCCGCGCTGGGGATCGAGCTCCTGGCATGATCTGTGGTTGGCGGAGTGA